The following coding sequences are from one Triticum dicoccoides isolate Atlit2015 ecotype Zavitan chromosome 4A, WEW_v2.0, whole genome shotgun sequence window:
- the LOC119285135 gene encoding probable carboxylesterase 8 — MDPYKYLNIRFNPDGSLTRNGQAKLLPAAPSGEPVAVTTADGGPARRIVHSNDVPLDDAKGTSVRLFVPGLATAPRGGRLPLIVYFHGGGYVLFRAASEPFHNNAAVLAASVPAAVASVDYRLAPEHRLPAAFDDAADAVRWVRSYAAGSPGRPIFIMGCHNGASIAFRAALAAVDEGVQLRGLILNQAHHGGVERTAAEAASVDDRVLPLPANDLLWELALPLGADRDHEYCNPEAMLAGVGAERLRRLPPCLVLGRKKDPPRDRQRVLVHALRKAGVAVEAQMDGAGYHAMELFKTNCAEEFNAQVTDFVRRHAGDGDGDGVDVYAARSRL; from the coding sequence ATGGACCCGTACAAGTACCTCAACATCCGCTTCAACCCGGACGGCTCGCTCACCCGCAACGGCCAGGCGAAGCTCCTCCCGGCGGCGCCCTCGGGGGAGCCCGTCGCGGTCACCACCGCGGACGGCGGCCCCGCGCGCCGCATTGTCCACTCCAACGACGTCCCGCTCGATGACGCCAAGGGCACGAGCGTGCGCCTCTTCGTGCCGGGCCTGGCCACGGCGCCCCGCGGCGGCAGGCTGCCGCTGATCGTCTACTTCCACGGGGGCGGCTACGTGCTCTTCCGCGCGGCCTCCGAGCCGTTCCACAACAACGCCGCGGTCCTGGCCGCCTCCGtgcccgccgccgtcgcctccgtcgACTACCGCCTCGCGCCCGAgcaccgcctccccgccgccttcgACGACGCCGCCGACGCCGTCCGCTGGGTGCGGTCGTACGCCGCCGGCTCGCCGGGCAGGCCCATCTTCATAATGGGCTGCCACAACGGGGCCAGCATCGCGTTCCGCGCGGCGCTGgcggcggtggacgagggcgtgcaGCTGCGGGGGCTGATACTCAACCAGGCGCACCACGGCGGCGTGGagaggacggcggcggaggcggcgtcggTGGACGACCGCGTCCTACCGCTGCCGGCGAACGACCTGCTCTGGGAGCTCGCGCTGCCGCTGGGCGCCGACCGGGACCACGAGTACTGCAACCCGGAGGCCATGCTGGCCGGCGTCGGGGCGGAGCGGCTGCGGAGGCTGCCGCCGTGCCTGGTGCTCGGCCGCAAGAAGGACCCGCCGAGGGACCGGCAGAGGGTGCTGGTGCATGCGCTGCGGAAGGCCGGGGTGGCCGTCGAGGCGCAGATGGACGGCGCAGGGTACCACGCGATGGAGCTGTTCAAGACTAACTGCGCCGAGGAGTTCAACGCGCAGGTGACGGACTTCGtccgccggcacgccggcgacggcgacggcgacggcgtcgacGTGTACGCTGCGAGGAGCAGGCTGTGA